GAAGAACTTGATCCCGTTGTCGTCGGCGGCGTTGTGCGAGGCACTGATGACCGCACCGGCTTGACATCCGTAGGCGCCGGTGAGATAAGCGACGCCGGCGGTCGGGATGACCCCGGCGCGAAGCCCCTCACCGCCGGCGCGCGCGATGCCGGCGATGAGCGCTTCCTCGAGAGCGGGGCCGGACGCGCGCGTGTCGCGTCCGATCAACACCTTGGGTCGCGGATGGCCGCGCCCGAGCACGACGGCGGCCGCGTGACCGAGATCGGTTGCGAGCTCGACGGTGAGGTCATCGCCGAAACGGCCACGTACCCCGTCGGTGCCGAAGAGTCTGCCCATACCGGCTCCGTTTCGGAGTGGCGTCTCGGATGCCGCGGCTAGCGCTTGGAGAACTGCGGCGCCTTGCGAGCCTTCTTGAGGCCGTACTTGCGGCGCTCCTTGGCTCGCGCGTCCCGCGTCATCATGCCCCTGCGCTTCAGCTCGGGGCGCAGGGTCGGGTCGGCTTCGACCAGCGCGCGGGCGATGCCGTGACGGAGTGCGCCGGCCTGGCCGCTCATGCCGCCGCCCTCGATGCGCGCCCAGATGTCGTAGGCGTCGATCGTGTTCGTGAGCTTCAGCGGCTCGACCACGATCATGCGGAGCACCGGGCGCGGGAAGTAGTCCTCGAGTGTGCGACCGTTGAGCTTGAACTGGCCGGTTCCGGGGATCAGACGGACGCGCGCGACGGCTTCCTTGCGCCGTCCCGTCGCGCGGACGGTCTCGCCGAGTGTCGCCACGCCTAGGCTCCCTTCCGTTGGCCGTTGAGCATCGCCCGCGGCTGTGGATCCTGCGAGCCGTGCGGGTGCTCGGGCCCGTCGTAGACCTTGAGCTTGCGGAACATCGCGCGCCCGAGCCGGTTGTGCGGGAGCATCCCCCGTACGGCCTTTTCGACCGCGAACGAGGGGCGTGTTGCGAGCAGCTTGGTGTAGGGGATCTGCGTGATGCCGCCCGGGTAACCTGAGTGCCGCACGTACATCTTCTGCTCCGCCTTGTTTCCGGTCAGCTTCACGGACTTCGCGTTGATCACGATCACGTAGTCGCCGGTATCCGCATGCGGGGCGAAGATCGGCTTGTGCTTGCCGCGCAGCACATGGGCGATCTCGGCCGCGAGGCGGCCGAGCACCTGGCCGTCCGCATCGACGACCCACCAGGCGCGCTTGATATCAATTGGTTTAGGAGAGAAGGTCTTCACAGAGAAAAACCCCTGGTCAGCGGCCCTGAATGCTACCGGCGCCGGGGGGTGGGGTCAACCCGAACGGTGAGCGGGCATAGGCCACGGATCGAAGGATGAGCCCCTTCGCGGGCGCGACCGGCCCGGCGGCCGCTCGATCGCGCGCTGCGAGAGCTCTCCGAGCGTCCGACGCGGGCCGTTTGCCCCGGCCGACGTCGAGCAGCAGCCCAACGAGCGATCGCACCATCTGGTGGCAGAAGGAGTCGGCGATCACCCGGATCACCAGGCGCTCCGGCGCGGGCGCGGACATGGTGATCGCCCGCACCCGGCGCACCAACGAGCCCTCGCCGCGACGGCAGAACGACGAGAAGTCGTGCTCGCCGATGAACGCCTTCGCGGCTACACGCATCGCCTTTAGGTCGAGCGGCCCGGGGACGTGCACGGCGAAGCGATCCAAGAATGGGTCTGGGGGCGTCGAGCGGTACAGGTGGTACTCGTACTCGCGCCGCTTCGCGCTGAACCGCGCATCGAAAGAAGCGGAAACCGCGGCGGCCCCGCGGATCGACACTTCGGGCCCCAGCCGCCTGTTCAGCCGCGACGCCACCCACTCGGGATCGGTTCCGTCGGGAGCTTCGAACGAGACAACCTGCCCGGCGGCATGTACCCCCGCGTCCGTGCGCCCCGCACCGGTCGTGCGGATGGAGACGCGCAACAGCTGGGACAAGGATCCTTCGAGCAGGCCCTGAACCGTGCGCCGTGTCGGCTGGCGCGCGAAGCCGTGGAGGTCGGTACCGTCGTAGGCGACCAGGAGCGCGATCTTCGCGGCTATTCCTCTTCGGCTTCGCCGACGAAGGAGATCAGAGCCATCGGCGCGGCGTCGCCCTTACGCGGGCCGAGCTTCACGATCCGCGTGTAGCCGCCGTTGCGATCGGCGAACTGCGGCGCGATCTCGGCAAACAGCTTGTGCACGAGCTCGCGGTCGCGGACCGTTTTGAGCACGATGCGCCGGGCCGCCAGGTCCCCGCGCTTCGCGAAGGTCACCATGCGCTCGGCCAGCGGACGAAGCGCCTTAGCGCGAGCCTCGGTCGTCTTGATCTTGCCTTCGCGGATCAGCGCCTCGGTCAGGCCGGACAGCAACAGCTTCTGATGCGCCGGGCCGGAGCCCAGACGCGCGCCTTTCCTCGGCTTCGGCATGGTCTTCTCGGCTCCTCCTGGACGGCCTAGCTCTCGCGGAGGCTCATGCCCATCTCCGCGAGCTTGGCCTTCACCTCGTCGATCGACTTCTGGCCGAAGTTGCGGATGTCGAGCAGGTCCTGCTCGGTGCGCTGCACCAGATCGCCGACGGTGCCGACGCCCTCGCGCTTCAAGCAGTTGTACGAGCGAACCGAGAAGTCCAGCTCCTCGATCGGCAGCGCCAGCGTCGACGCTTGCGCCATGTCGTCCGGTGCCGGACCGAGCGTCAGCGCCTGCGCATCCTCCGACTGCTGCGCGACGAGACCGAGCAGCTCGACGAGGGTGCGACCTGCGGCCGCGAAGGCCTCCTTCGGCGTGATCGCGCCGTTGGTCTCGATGTCGAGGATGAGCTTGTCGTAGTTCGTCATCTGCTCGACACGCGTCGCCTCGACCGCGTAGGAAACCCGGCGCACCGGCGAGAAGATCGAGTCGA
The Actinomycetota bacterium genome window above contains:
- the rpsI gene encoding 30S ribosomal protein S9, whose translation is MATLGETVRATGRRKEAVARVRLIPGTGQFKLNGRTLEDYFPRPVLRMIVVEPLKLTNTIDAYDIWARIEGGGMSGQAGALRHGIARALVEADPTLRPELKRRGMMTRDARAKERRKYGLKKARKAPQFSKR
- the rplM gene encoding 50S ribosomal protein L13 produces the protein MKTFSPKPIDIKRAWWVVDADGQVLGRLAAEIAHVLRGKHKPIFAPHADTGDYVIVINAKSVKLTGNKAEQKMYVRHSGYPGGITQIPYTKLLATRPSFAVEKAVRGMLPHNRLGRAMFRKLKVYDGPEHPHGSQDPQPRAMLNGQRKGA
- the truA gene encoding tRNA pseudouridine(38-40) synthase TruA; amino-acid sequence: MAAKIALLVAYDGTDLHGFARQPTRRTVQGLLEGSLSQLLRVSIRTTGAGRTDAGVHAAGQVVSFEAPDGTDPEWVASRLNRRLGPEVSIRGAAAVSASFDARFSAKRREYEYHLYRSTPPDPFLDRFAVHVPGPLDLKAMRVAAKAFIGEHDFSSFCRRGEGSLVRRVRAITMSAPAPERLVIRVIADSFCHQMVRSLVGLLLDVGRGKRPASDARRALAARDRAAAGPVAPAKGLILRSVAYARSPFGLTPPPGAGSIQGR